A region of Acidimicrobiales bacterium DNA encodes the following proteins:
- a CDS encoding AarF/UbiB family protein, whose translation MRRLGPRELLRLQKMQWVLLKNLGPALLRKKTRRPEALAPRLHKVVVSLGPPLVKLSQVVSSSPGLFPAPIANELRELLDSAPPEPWDEMRKMVEKGLGGPVEQFFASFDPEPLAAASIAQVHGATLHDGTQVVVKVRRPGVEKQFRRDLRLLRVTAILAAKLSKSARVVNPVGIVDDVVTTLGQELDFGIEAASMERFAANLKAFGSNDDIRVPAVHHELCGHGVLTMERIDGIKVDDLPSLVATGFDLFELLRSGVRAWIEAACEHGFFHGDVHAGNLMVDRNGKVVFLDFGIMGELDDVTRDLVRRGVVAMLHRQDFGEVTACLAELGAHLGHATDRDRAAEAIARLVTPWLSRPISEIDYLEIFGQAVRMAAPRGVQLPRTLVLLGKQILYFERYAVLVAPDYDILQDRFLIEFMIDGDDEGAEGAEGAGPPPAPRMAEGATLGSLVAGNGPAAAEPQPAAATVRRRKKRAADA comes from the coding sequence GTGCGCCGTCTGGGGCCGCGTGAGCTCCTCCGCCTCCAGAAGATGCAGTGGGTGCTGCTCAAGAACCTGGGGCCGGCGCTGCTGCGCAAGAAGACCCGAAGGCCCGAGGCGCTGGCGCCCCGCCTGCACAAGGTGGTCGTCTCCCTGGGCCCGCCCCTGGTGAAGCTCAGCCAGGTGGTGTCGTCCAGCCCCGGGCTGTTCCCGGCGCCCATCGCCAACGAGCTGCGCGAGCTGCTGGACAGCGCCCCGCCCGAGCCGTGGGACGAGATGCGCAAGATGGTCGAGAAGGGGCTGGGGGGGCCGGTCGAGCAGTTCTTCGCCAGCTTCGACCCCGAGCCGCTGGCCGCCGCGTCCATCGCCCAGGTCCACGGCGCCACCCTGCACGACGGCACCCAGGTGGTCGTGAAGGTGCGCCGGCCGGGGGTCGAGAAGCAGTTCCGCCGGGACCTGCGCCTGCTGCGGGTCACCGCCATCCTGGCCGCCAAGCTGTCCAAGTCGGCACGGGTGGTCAACCCCGTCGGCATCGTCGACGACGTGGTCACCACCCTCGGCCAGGAGCTGGACTTCGGGATCGAGGCGGCGTCCATGGAGCGCTTCGCCGCCAACCTGAAGGCGTTCGGCAGCAACGACGACATCCGGGTGCCGGCCGTCCACCACGAGCTGTGCGGCCACGGCGTGCTCACCATGGAGCGCATCGACGGGATCAAGGTGGACGACCTCCCCAGCCTCGTCGCCACCGGCTTCGACCTGTTCGAGCTCCTCCGGTCGGGCGTGCGGGCGTGGATCGAGGCGGCCTGCGAGCACGGCTTCTTCCACGGCGACGTCCACGCCGGCAACCTCATGGTCGACCGCAACGGCAAGGTCGTGTTCCTCGACTTCGGGATCATGGGCGAGCTGGACGACGTCACCCGCGACCTGGTGCGCCGGGGCGTCGTGGCCATGCTCCACCGCCAGGACTTCGGCGAGGTGACCGCCTGCCTGGCCGAGCTGGGCGCCCACCTGGGCCACGCCACCGACCGGGACCGGGCGGCGGAGGCCATCGCCCGCCTGGTGACCCCGTGGCTGTCGCGCCCCATCTCCGAGATCGACTACCTGGAGATCTTCGGCCAGGCCGTGCGCATGGCCGCGCCCCGGGGCGTGCAGCTTCCGAGGACCCTGGTGCTGCTCGGCAAGCAGATCCTGTACTTCGAGCGCTACGCCGTGCTGGTAGCGCCCGACTACGACATCCTCCAGGACCGCTTCCTCATCGAGTTCATGATCGACGGCGACGACGAGGGGGCCGAGGGGGCCGAGGGCGCCGGCCCGCCGCCGGCGCCGCGGATGGCCGAGGGGGCCACGCTGGGGTCGCTGGTGGCGGGGAACGGGCCCGCCGCGGCGGAGCCGCAGCCCGCCGCCGCGACCGTCCGCCGCCGCAAGAAGCGGGCGGCGGACGCCTGA
- a CDS encoding MerR family transcriptional regulator — translation METELLTVAEVGRRTGLTRKALRLYEEMGLVEPAGRTDAGYRLYDDEALRRIELVNRAKVLGLSLAEAEEFIHVAEGCCGENHPQLAKLVQGKLAETERRIEELRTLGETLRGVLDRLDATEGQHRCEETLCTCGGNLLTIRPRPARR, via the coding sequence GTGGAAACCGAGTTGCTCACCGTGGCCGAGGTCGGCCGCCGCACGGGGCTGACGCGCAAGGCGCTGCGGCTCTACGAGGAGATGGGCCTGGTCGAGCCGGCCGGCCGCACCGACGCCGGGTACCGGCTGTACGACGACGAGGCCCTGCGCCGCATCGAGCTGGTGAACCGGGCCAAGGTGCTCGGGCTCAGCCTGGCCGAGGCCGAGGAGTTCATCCACGTCGCCGAAGGGTGCTGCGGCGAGAACCACCCGCAGCTGGCCAAGCTCGTGCAGGGAAAGCTGGCCGAGACGGAGCGCCGCATCGAGGAGCTGCGCACCCTGGGCGAGACGCTCCGGGGCGTGCTGGACCGCCTGGACGCCACCGAGGGCCAGCACCGCTGCGAGGAGACCCTCTGCACGTGCGGTGGCAACCTCCTCACCATCCGCCCCAGGCCCGCCCGCCGCTGA
- a CDS encoding class I SAM-dependent methyltransferase, which produces MCLTFLRGRPVNRWLRSGDRPPATEYDRRFAEKAASGDDVHGEASFVESLGPRRVLDAGCGTGRVAIELARRGVEVVGVDLDAEMLAVARDKAPELDWRHGDLAGVDLGDVAPFDVVVAAGNVMIFVDAGTEDAVVANLARHLAPGGALVAGFQLDRHYGLADYDASCRAAGLELAERWATWDRRPWNEGGDYAVSVHRRP; this is translated from the coding sequence ATGTGCCTAACGTTCCTCCGTGGGCGTCCCGTGAACCGCTGGCTGCGATCGGGCGACCGTCCGCCCGCCACCGAGTACGACCGCCGGTTCGCGGAGAAGGCGGCGTCGGGCGACGACGTCCACGGCGAGGCGTCGTTCGTCGAGTCCCTCGGCCCCCGGCGGGTGCTCGACGCCGGGTGCGGCACGGGCCGGGTCGCCATCGAGCTGGCCCGGCGGGGCGTCGAGGTGGTCGGGGTCGACCTCGACGCCGAGATGCTGGCGGTGGCGAGGGACAAGGCGCCCGAGCTGGACTGGCGCCACGGCGACCTGGCCGGCGTCGACCTGGGCGACGTGGCGCCGTTCGACGTGGTCGTGGCCGCCGGCAACGTGATGATCTTCGTGGACGCCGGGACGGAGGACGCGGTGGTGGCGAACCTGGCCCGCCACCTGGCGCCCGGAGGCGCCCTCGTCGCCGGGTTCCAGCTGGACCGCCACTACGGCCTGGCCGACTACGACGCCTCCTGCCGGGCGGCCGGCCTCGAGCTGGCCGAGCGGTGGGCGACCTGGGACCGGCGCCCGTGGAACGAAGGCGGGGACTACGCCGTCTCCGTGCACCGGCGGCCGTAG
- a CDS encoding flavin reductase family protein yields the protein MAAPDGFLDLTGELDFSMLVVTAFDGRERAGCLVGFSTQCSIDPPRYLVCISTANHTARVAAGSEMLAVHALDAGHTGLARLFGEETGDEVDKFARAAWRPGPGGVPVLEVCTSWFVGRTLERIPVGDHTAVVLEPVDVAHAPGLRPLRFADVKDLAPGHPA from the coding sequence ATGGCCGCACCCGACGGGTTCCTCGACCTCACCGGCGAGCTCGACTTCTCCATGCTCGTGGTCACCGCGTTCGACGGGCGGGAGCGGGCCGGCTGCCTGGTCGGGTTCTCGACGCAGTGCAGCATCGACCCGCCCCGCTACCTCGTGTGCATCTCGACGGCCAACCACACGGCGCGGGTGGCGGCCGGCTCGGAGATGCTCGCCGTCCACGCCCTGGACGCCGGCCACACCGGCCTGGCCCGGCTGTTCGGCGAGGAGACGGGCGACGAGGTCGACAAGTTCGCCCGCGCGGCGTGGCGCCCCGGCCCGGGCGGCGTCCCCGTCCTCGAGGTGTGCACCTCGTGGTTCGTCGGCCGCACGCTCGAGCGCATCCCCGTGGGCGACCACACCGCCGTGGTGCTGGAGCCGGTCGACGTCGCCCACGCCCCCGGCCTGCGCCCGCTGCGGTTCGCCGACGTGAAGGACCTGGCGCCCGGGCACCCGGCCTGA
- a CDS encoding glucose-1-phosphate adenylyltransferase family protein: MPTPRARARTLAVVLAGGAGGRMGPLTERRAKPALPFGGTHRLIDFPLSNCANSGISDVWVVQQYLPHALEDHLANGRPWDLDRTQGGLLLLHPFTGDEEGGFHKGNADSLWRYRRLIADFDADVVLVLSADAVYTLDYRDVVDAHLAHDADVTMVTTRVEEDASRFGVVDVDGDGRVRAFWYKPDGPPTDLVTIEVFAYRPSALAGTLERLADEGGELADFGDALLPALVSGGRAFEHRFEGYWRDVGTPESYWQAHRDLLDGVTGIDLDDRGWPVRTTSSHRQPARFGADASVEHSMVAPGCVVDGRVVRSVLSPGVVVEKGAVVDSAVVLNQAVVRAGARVQRAVVDLHADVPAGTSVGAEDEVTVFAPSADDGEDGA; encoded by the coding sequence ATGCCGACGCCTCGGGCCCGGGCCCGCACCCTCGCCGTCGTCCTGGCCGGTGGGGCGGGCGGGCGCATGGGCCCCCTCACCGAGCGGCGGGCCAAGCCCGCCCTCCCCTTCGGCGGCACCCACCGGCTGATCGACTTCCCGCTGAGCAACTGCGCCAACAGCGGGATCAGCGACGTGTGGGTGGTCCAGCAGTACCTGCCCCACGCCCTGGAGGACCACCTCGCCAACGGGCGGCCGTGGGACCTCGACCGGACCCAGGGCGGGCTGCTCCTCCTCCATCCCTTCACCGGCGACGAGGAGGGAGGGTTCCACAAGGGCAACGCCGACTCGCTGTGGCGCTACCGGCGGCTCATCGCCGACTTCGACGCCGACGTGGTGCTCGTGCTCAGCGCCGACGCCGTCTACACCCTCGACTACCGGGACGTCGTGGACGCCCACCTGGCCCACGACGCCGACGTCACCATGGTGACGACCCGGGTGGAGGAGGACGCGTCGCGCTTCGGGGTGGTCGACGTCGACGGCGACGGTCGCGTGCGCGCCTTCTGGTACAAGCCCGACGGCCCGCCGACCGACCTCGTCACCATCGAGGTGTTCGCCTACCGGCCGTCGGCCCTGGCCGGGACGCTGGAGCGGCTGGCCGACGAGGGCGGCGAGCTGGCCGACTTCGGCGACGCCCTGCTGCCGGCGCTGGTGTCCGGCGGCCGGGCCTTCGAGCACCGCTTCGAGGGCTACTGGCGCGACGTCGGCACGCCGGAGAGCTACTGGCAGGCCCACCGGGACCTGCTCGACGGCGTCACCGGCATCGACCTCGACGACCGCGGCTGGCCCGTGCGCACCACGAGCAGCCACCGCCAGCCCGCCCGCTTCGGCGCCGACGCCTCCGTCGAGCACTCGATGGTGGCGCCCGGGTGCGTGGTCGACGGGCGGGTGGTGCGGTCGGTGCTGTCGCCCGGCGTCGTCGTGGAGAAGGGCGCGGTGGTCGATTCCGCCGTGGTGCTCAACCAGGCCGTCGTCCGGGCCGGCGCCCGGGTGCAGCGCGCCGTCGTCGACCTCCACGCCGACGTGCCGGCGGGCACGTCGGTGGGCGCCGAAGACGAGGTCACCGTGTTCGCCCCGTCCGCCGACGACGGCGAGGACGGGGCGTGA